In Microaerobacter geothermalis, a single window of DNA contains:
- a CDS encoding AAA family ATPase, translating into MPVYLRSLRLLKENMKQGEAAEYPFHIDSIQSLEELTFESSVTFFVGENGSGKSTLLEAIAYQCGFHTAGGSRNNFYNVYASESILGPYIRLSWLPKITRGFFLRAETFYNFSSHIDDIGARGAYGNKSLHAQSHGESFWSLFKNRFTKKGIYLLDEPEAALSPTRQLSFLRLIDDMVKEGESQFIIATHSPIILGYPNAQIFNFDTKPISKIAYEETIHYIITKKFLENRDGILAEILAK; encoded by the coding sequence ATGCCTGTATATTTGCGAAGCCTCAGGCTATTAAAAGAAAATATGAAGCAAGGTGAAGCCGCCGAGTATCCGTTTCATATTGACAGCATCCAATCCCTGGAAGAATTAACATTCGAATCATCTGTCACCTTTTTTGTCGGCGAAAATGGATCCGGAAAGTCAACTCTATTAGAGGCTATAGCATATCAATGCGGTTTTCATACGGCGGGGGGATCAAGAAATAATTTTTATAACGTATATGCCTCCGAATCGATTCTTGGTCCTTATATTCGATTATCTTGGCTGCCTAAGATAACCCGCGGTTTTTTTCTTCGTGCTGAAACATTTTATAATTTTTCCTCACATATTGATGACATTGGAGCAAGGGGGGCTTATGGGAATAAATCGTTACATGCGCAATCTCATGGGGAGTCTTTTTGGTCTCTCTTTAAAAATCGATTCACCAAAAAAGGAATATATTTGTTGGATGAACCTGAAGCGGCCTTATCCCCAACACGACAACTTTCTTTTTTACGATTGATCGATGATATGGTAAAGGAAGGAGAATCCCAATTTATCATTGCGACTCACTCACCAATTATCTTAGGGTACCCAAATGCACAAATATTCAATTTTGATACGAAACCGATCTCTAAAATCGCCTATGAAGAAACGATTCACTATATTATAACGAAGAAATTTTTAGAAAACCGTGACGGTATTCTGGCGGAAATATTAGCCAAATAA